The Spinacia oleracea cultivar Varoflay chromosome 2, BTI_SOV_V1, whole genome shotgun sequence DNA segment GTTCCGTTCGGAACTATAAAAAGTTCTCCTTTGGGAGACACCTCCAAGGGCGAGTAGGGCCTTTTCCCCCtaccggggggggggggggggtggtttGCATGTTATAAACTTCCGCTTACGTTTTTGCGCTTATTAATATACAAGCTTaccttttatcaaaaaaaaaactttattgTGATTCTTTTTTTTAAACCAACTCTTTTCCGATTCTTGTTACTTATGCGCTTTGTTTGGTAGAAAAGAATtggaagaaaaagaagagaaagtaagagaaaagaaaatatggtttCCCATGTTTGGTTCCAAAAATCATATGGGATTGGATAGGAAAGGAAGGAAAATGGAACGAAAGCATCTTTaataaattttcagttcacttTCCTCTCAAAAGTGGGGGAATatggaaggaaagagaaaattaaaagctgtcaactaagtttcctttcttttcccctCACTTTCTTCCATCAAACCAAACAAcggaaaataaattaagtttTCTTTCCCTGCTCTTCCCTTCCCTTCCTTTACTAATGTTATACCAAGCGAAGTGTAAAACAATCAGTTTATTCAAAAATCGCTGAAAAGAAGAGGGGAAATCAAGCATGCAAAGCAGCATTATACTAAAATTTGAAGACAGTGATGTATGCTTTTCGTACAAACAATATGAAAACACCTTGTTGCTATTACTGTGTGATATAAAACAATCAATTAGTCATATATTCTCTTTTCCTTGGCAAAAAAGTTGTCtgatttatttttgtaatttctACTCTCTGGTTATCCAAAAACTTGTTATTAATGGAATTAACCTCTTTGAAACTGCAATGCATAAGTAAAAATTACACCCTACTGAGTTCTTCCATTTCTGTTAATACTTTATTTGTAAACAGTTATTATTAAACTTCTACAGTAGCACCTCAATTTAGAAAATCTTATCGTAAGCTACACACTACTGACATAAACTTCTGAGACACGAGAAGCACATCCCAAAAGGAAAGGACTGGCTAATATGAATTAAGATGCCATCCTCGTGATTTGCTCATGTCATCATGTGAATCTTTCTCTTCCACCATATTCGATGGTATGATAAGGGAGTTCCAATACTTTCTTGTACTTTTTTCTCCTTCCTTCAGAATTCAGACAATCAGACCATCCTTGCCTaccttattttgttttaataatTCATATCATGATCTCCGTTTGCCAGTCTGGTTCCTCTGGTATACCGAAACCACTGCAATCATTTCTACCACTATAAGCATTTCgaaaataaataacatttactccctctgtcccacaTTAAGTGCAACACTTTGTTTTAAGAGAAGTTTAATGCACTTATTTGTTTTGATTTGTCTAATTCAACAAGTGGGTACTTGATATAATGAACAAAGGTAGGTGGAGTATTGTTTTATTTACACGTAGAGAGTAGGGAAATTAATACAGAAGGTAGTGGGGTAGGTAGGAGGAAGgagaaataataaaagaataggAAGTGAGGTAAGTGGAAAGAGAGAGGAgttaaatataattttaaaaaacgACAAGTGTTGCACTTATTCTTGAACGGTCTAATAAGGAAAGTGTTGCACTTATTGTGGAACGGAGAGAGCAGTAAAGGTTGATACTCTTTGTTTTAGATAGTCAAATGCAACATTAGCAATGTCCAGACTCCTGGTGGCTCTAAACGTCTAGCTCCTCTGAGAGGTTGGGGACTTTTGCATGTAGTCGTGCCCTTCTACTAGCAAAGAGGCTGTTTTGAGTTGCCCTTGATCAAAGATGTAACAACCGTCCACTGCCTCCAGTATTTAAGAAGTGACAGATAGTTGAATGCACTATTTTGATTTAGTCATTTATaattataaaaacataaaatacaTAGCTCTTTGGCTCATTTGAAAGGGACAGTAATTACTAAATTCCTAACACATTCACATTCTCTAAGAAGTACTACTTTTTTGTTATCCGAATGATAATAATTGAATTACACATTTTCTATCATATGTTTGTGTTGAATGGCCTAGTCTTGTTAGAAATTAAAGCATAATCTGGAAATTGAAGTTCTTGCATTTTTATAATGTATTTCAACTTTTATGTACACTTTTTCCCCTAATCATTAGACttcgattttttttgtttttactttttttccTGAAAATCTACAACTAATAGCAAGCAAACTTATGCTTCAGGAATTGTTGTTACGTCTGAATTTGATAACCCCCTCCCCCTTTGAAGGTGATGCCATActatgatactccctccgtctctaaaAGATTACCCAAATGCTTTTATTACTTTTTTAAGAGTTGGGCAAACTCAAAATCAACTGGGGAGGTAGATTTGTCTTTTACCTAGATTAAATAATAGTGTGAGCCTGTGAGGAGAGATATGTGAAGACCACAAACCAAATAAGGTATGGGGCAAACAAATAGGGACATCCATTTATAGTATatggggcaatcttttagggacgagGGGTGTAGTTGATCGCTTGATAAAGAGTACATTGAAACTATTCTGTCCTTCTCCTGCCTTCTCCTAAAAATCTCCTCATTTTTCATTaccttctcactttctcttgCAGGATTTGAAAAAGAAGCCAAAGTACTTGGTAACTTTCACTGTTGGACTTGCTCAGAGGGACAACATCAATGCAGCTGTGAAGAAGGTATTGAAATGTTAGTTTATGCTAGAATGCCATTGAAAGTCTCAAATTATATTCAAGGACATGATATGAGTTTGACATTGTGTTGCAGTTCTCTGACGATTTCCAAATTTTGCTTTTCCATTATGATGGCCGGGTTACTGAATGGGATCAGTTTGAATGGTCCAAACGAGCTATCCATGTCAGTGCTCCGAAGCAAACAAAATGGTTTGAATCCTTCGCACAAATCTTCCAGCATTATGCATAGCTTATAGCTTAGCTCTTTAGAAATAGCCAATGTTGGTCAGATAACACAAATTGGAGGAGTGGTGGTATGTTTAACTAGTGTTGTCATTTATCCATGAACACAAATTTCCATCTCTTATCCTCTCAGTCAATCTGAAATTTCTCACAAATCTATTTGGAAAAATGCTGAAAGCTGATATTTTTTAGAATTATGCATGGTTCAAATAACTTATAGTCCTGAGTTCTGATGCCTTTAGTGTACGCCCGGTAACATAATTTTTTTCTGTTTTACTCTGCCAGGTTTTGTGATCCTTTTGAAATTCTCTTGCAGTTTTGCTTGATCTTAGTTTGTtgactatattaaaaaaaaatgttttttttttttgttaaggaACCATTTCTAGAGCTCGTGACATGTGAACCCTATAATTTTGTAAATACTTGGGGGGTTCAACGATTCATTTCCATCTAATCCTTCAAGTTTGTTTTCAAATGACAAGCAATTGTTGCCTTTTTCCTTTTTGCAACGTTTCTTGACAATATCTGGTAGCATTAGGTGCAACAAATATGCTAGTAGTCTAGTACAAGATTTAGACGTACAACTTATCAAACTGCTTTATCTTTGATATGGTCATCCAGTTCTGTCCCTGACTTAATAATCTGCAGGTGGTATGCGAAAAGATTTCTCCACCCTGATGTCGTTGCTGCTTATGACTATATCTTTATCTGGGATGAAGATCTTGGTGTCGAACATTTCAATGCAGAGAAGTAAGTTGAAAATGTTCAAATGGTTTGATCCATATTAAGGTTTTATACTATTATTTCTAAAACATCTTTTACTTGTTCAAATATTTTTTAGGTATATTCAACTGGTGAAGAAGTATGGCCTGGAGATTTCTCAACCTGGTCTTGAGCCTAATAATGGTTTGACATGGGAGATGACTAAGAGGAGAGGGGATAGAGAAGTACACAAGTATGCCTTCTATTTTAAATAATGTAGTCAATTCCTATTTCGTCCTTCTAAGGTACATCCGTTGTCCTTTTTTTACTTATTGGGACTAAATAATTTGTTTGTGGACTAGGGATACAGAGGAGAAACCAGGCTGGTGCTCCAACCCACACTTACCTCCTTGTGCTGCGTATGTTCTCCTTCCATTTTTCCTCGTGCATACATGGCATATGCATGACCAACGAAAGAATGTAGTGGAAAAGGGAATAAAAAGAACCCCTTGGTTCATTTTGTGCATTCTTTTTTAGGTCCTTAATAGCTTGATTCAATGAATAGTCACATAATCTGGAGCAAAAATCTGTGTTGGCGCTGCTTATGTTAACATGCAAATACTTCGGTATTCAGCGCAAGAATCAATTTTAAAGCAAACGAATCTCTGTTTGTTGATCAAATTTAGTTCTTTTCATGATAGGGAAAGTTGAGGATCTCTAAAATTTGATTACTGTATGAATAATTCAATAATGAGAAGAATGCCTAGATAAGAAACTACCCAAAGTCGATTATTGAATTTCGTGAAGATTAAATGCATAAGCAACCCACTCGCCCACATTTTTCCTATACCCACTGAACTGAAACTATGCTCTGGGGTTACTGCAGGTTTGTTGAAATTATGGCCCCTGTTTTTTCTCGGGATGCTTGGCGCTGTGTGTGGCATATGATTCAGGTATTTGCTTACGTATTACGcagtatgatttttttttaaaatgtaatCTGTTATTTATGGTTTTGATTTGCAAATTTTACATGTATATTTATGCAAagaaacaaagtgtttgttcaATAGTAACAGTTGAAGTTcggtattggatgttcttggaTTCCTAACTGATTGTCATTTTATCATGCTTGCAGAATGATTTGGTTCATGGGTGGGGACTGGATTTTGCCCTGAGAAGATGTGTTGAAGTAAGTTTTTCGTTTCCAACCGTCATTTCGTTTTTGGTTTCTTGCAGGTTTCCTTTgctaaattaaaaattaaaaatactgCCATTCTTGTttatcatgttttttttttaaatttgtatttctgtttcttgcaaGGCTTCTTCAAGTTTGAGCTCTTTTGATGACCTTGTCTCTGATTATTATCTTATAATGTTCTCACTTTTTCCATCCTTCAGAAAATTGCTGAGTGGTttgattattattttataaGTGCTTAATTATTTGTTGACTGGCTATGACTTAACTGTTCTTGACATTTCTTTTTCAGCCTGCACATGAGAAAATTGGTGTTGTAGATCAGCAATGGATAGTTCATCAAGTAATTCCTTCTCTTGGGAATCAGGTAAGAATATATTCTATATAGCATTTCTTGTGGATATTTTTTTTATCGTTTGAGATGAAACTGAATAGACATGAATGTCACTTCATGAACCCCCCACCGCACCCAGCTCAAAAATAAGATCGTAATGTGGTAGAGGTGCTACGCTGCGCATAGCATGTCTGTACTCTAAAATGCTACCCACATACACAATCAAGTGAGAGGGAAATTTAGGATTTCTTATTTCTAGGGGTAAAGGACCTAGAAGCAAGGTGGTTTCAGTATTTGGGGATCACTTGGGATGTATGGTGGCTCCTACTGAAAATATTTAAAACCTGATTCTGATTGTAAAGGAATCAAGTCATTATCTTAGAATATCAATATCGTTATATCCCTTGATTGGGAGCTTCAGTAGATAAAATTATGTATATCTATGCTCTTTGCATGAAAGCTAATGATATGTAATATTGTTGCAATAATGTTTTGTTAGTAGAGGTAGGGCGTCTTTTATTTCTCTAGCAGATGGTtcaagataatttcttggacttTAGAAACTTGTGTATGTATATGGAAATTATCTTGTCCGTgagaaatgagagaaaaaagttcaaaatcatTGAATTATTATCAGCtggtcttttgtttttctttaagtTAGGGATGCCAAAGAGCCGAACAGAATTTTGTTGTAAGCAAAAGATGAAAGAAATTAAACCTAATAACTCTCACAGAAATCGGAGAATGTAAAGTCCTTAGCTCCAAGCGTTGTCTGAGAGACTGCTGCAATTTCCTCTGATATCATAAAGGAAGATTTTGAATTCCTGTTAGTCAAAGGCCCGAAACTGAAGTATTATCTTAATCTTGGTTTTCTACAGCAACTCCTCTCCACTGACATTCTTTCTGGACTTCACTACCTCCTTTGACCTTTTCTATTTGGTCAATACCAGATTGTCATTGGTCTTTCTGTATCTAGTGAGACTTCTACTTGATAGAAAATTGGTTTTATCAAGTGGATTTTCAGCATTCTTGGAGGTGCTATGATACAAGAAAGCTGATATCCTTGCAAATAATTGATCTCAAGAAAGCTGCTTATCTCACCTTCTTAGATTTCTATTTGAGATTAGCTGATGTAAATCTCCCAACAGTAAAGCAATGCTTTATCCTCTAAGTAGAAAAAAGAACCCTCTCGTGTACTATAAGATATTTGGAAGACAGTGCTGCACAATTTAGTTTATAACGATATCTCCATTTCCACAGTGTGATCTGATTTTCTCAAAGTCTTGTGTTTATTATCAATCCAAATATGCTATTCTGCAGCTTTTCTCTGTATCCCCTTTTATATCATTTGAAGTATAAATTATGTAATTTTATATTGACTGGTGCATCTATCCATTTTCAGGGTCAGTCTGAGAATGGCAAGGCTCCATGGCAAGGGGTAGGGACTTGTACTCTATTACTTTGCTGTGAACATTTATTATCTGCTGTTTACTTTAACTCACATTGATCATGGAGTCATGTTTGCTAGCATGTGGAATGTAGTTGACGGACCTTTTTACCGTTGTATAATGTTAAAATAGTAAATTTCTTTTTCCATAGAAGTTGAGAACTGATATCTTCTCCATTTTGTCTTctattcatgtttgatgttacTATCAGGTCCGTGAGAGATGCAAGAAAGAGTGGTCTCAGTTCCAGAATCGACTTGCAAATGCTGACAAGGAATACCTTGCACAACTCGGGAAGGGCTAATGAGTATTTTATCTGTGGCTGCATGATAATGCATGCTCTGGATTACTCGATCCTTGTTTACTTGCATCGTGTTGGTGTGGTAATGGGTAATTCCTTTGGGCTCTTAAGATATAGGGAAGAAATAACTACACATTGTGCATAGAATATTACATTAATGCTAGGTAACCTGTGTAGTTTGTTATCCTTCCCTATATCTTGTTTCCGATATTTGGTGTTATATTGGGATTACCCGAGTAAATTATATTCAGTGTTGCAGATACGCCTAGATTTTAGAAGTGATCCTTGTATTAAACTAAACTGTTGTACAAATTTTGAACAACTGAGGCAAACAGATAGATGAGACTTAGCCCTATTCCTTCGTTTTTGTTGAGGGGAGGGGGAGTGGTTGTTCTTCCTCATTGGATTACTTTTGTGTTCGAAATATGGTCCTAAATTTAACTTCTACTATCCTTTTGAGGATGCCCAGAGAAAAGTCATGTTTTCTTTTCAAGTTTAAATTACTCGCACTCTCCATCACACCAACCTATTTTTCCTATCTCAATTCCAACTTTTTTTCCTTGTTCTCTCATAGGCAAGAGTACCCATTCTAAAGCAAAAGCAAACACCCGCACGTGCCCCGAGCCTTGAGATTcactttccgcacaaggcttgcacCCTTGCCGCCCCACAAACAAGAGCGCGCCGCAcgatccggtgtcaaaacactcgGACCGTGACAGGTTCATCCAATTTTTAACAACTTTTCGTTGTCTTTTTTGTTTTGACAAAGAGATGTTTTTTTGATCTTTATTTCACGTTAAAGAGTGTATATAAATATGGGTCATACTCATATAGAGTATTTGAAATATGAACGCCAATGCCATAAGGTTTGACGACCTATTAAAAATGGCGATATGTTCTTTCACAATTTCATTCTAAATTCACATTTTAGATcgaatttctttacaatttagCGTTAGGAGACTTCTTTCAGATAGCTTTCATGGTTGAATACTAAACGACATAGCTAATACTCTACTACTTGTATCGCCGGATTGAATTATTAGACAATTTACAGTATTGGTAAAATTAGGGTTAATCACGAGGTAATTATTTCGTTACTTTTGTTAGGCTGGTAATAAGGTGTCACTGAAAATAGGTTATAATTAAATGACTCTTATTTCTTCCAAAATAAAGATGAATGTAATAATACGATATGTCAATTACAAACATATGTATAACCAAATTAAGATACCTCAAGGGTTAAACTTTTATGTTGATACGCAAGGATTCCTTTTTTGATGAGAAAATGTTGTAgctttattaatcaattaacgTTTTACCAGAATATAATATCTGAAAGACACTAACCAATGCCTCTACAAAAGTAAGAGAGGTTTTAGGTTTTGGCCTATGGCATGAGCAACTCtgttacatacttacatgatcTTCTAGCAAAATGAAAAGCACAAAAATTAAAGAGACTCATCAATTCCTTTTTAAAAAGCTTTGTATGTGCTTGaaaatcttttttttctttttttaactgTGGTTAACACGGAGTTCTACATAATATAGAAATTGATCAAACTACTTCTAGGGCCATTAAGGCAGCGTACATTCAAGCTTTGTATGTACAACAACAAAATAAAGCTTTAGTCTCTAAATGATTTGGGATCGACCAACATGAATCGTCAAAAAACCGTCTATGAAACGTGAAGCAAGAAAAGTAAAAAGTTATGTCAAGGGTAAACATGCAAAATTGAAAAAGTGAAGTTGGGGGTAATGAGAAACGGAAACTACTGAACAAGAAAGCATGGTGAGGGTGAGGGTGAGGGTGAGGGTTAAAGAAACACACTAGAGTGGATCAAAGCGCCATTTCCCTTTATATTCATTATAatccaaaacataaatcattgaCAAAAGAATTACATCTACTAAATTGCCAAAATTGTTAAGATCAACTTTTAACTAATCCTTCATCTTGGGAGTCTAATGTATCAGTACTTTTTATGTCGAATATCTCCACCAAAGAAAGAGCTCATTCATATACAAGGCTAGCTAGTAAACTACACAATCATCCATCATGCTATGTTGCACACAACTCATTTTAGAAAGCTCACAATTCCACCATTTTGATACACATTCAAACGGCATTCCCCCTGACAAAATGGAGGTCCTGAGAGGTAATTGATTCATGGTGCAGTTCATCTTACCCGTGTAGAAGCTGCTGAAATCGCGTTACTCCCACTACAATTCACATCATGCACCACATACTTTTGCCATAGAATTACGGACTAATCACTCCGCATTTGAAAACAGCAATTCAGATTCCCCACCCTGTGTGTCTTCATTTTGGTTATTTAGCTGTCCTTCTTCACCCTCGCCAAGTTCCATGCCACCATGTTCCGCTAGAAGCGACCTGTAAAACTCGTCTCGGAAGCAACCGAGTTGCCTCAACAACACAACAAAGTCCTCCTTGTTGGTGTGATCGCCTTCTTTTTCGCAGAGCTCTAAAAAGGCAGATACATTAATAGGTTTGGGCTTCCAAAATTTTGGAGATTCAGCTAATACAGCTTCCCTGAAGCAAGATAATGCTTCAGAAATCCTCCCCTCTTTCATATGACCTTCTCCAAGAATCTCCCACGAGCCTGAATTTGGCTTCCCTCCTCCTTTAATCATGCTATCAAAGAAACTCTTGGCTTTCTCAAAAGGTTCTTCCCGAACATACCACCCCATAAGAAGATTCGCAACTTTAGGGTCATAGGAAACCTTTATTGGAAGCCATTCTTCGAAAATTTTCTCAGCCCCCTCAATGTCACCCAACCTGATAAGTGATGAGATCACAGAATGATATCCCCAGTTTGGAACATTCGGAAAAGTCGTTTTATATGTGTTCCAAACACGGTAAACCTCTTCTTTGTTTCCCAAACTACCATAAAGACTTATAAGATAATGATATGGCATCTTGTCCCGTCCGGTGATTCTCATCTCAAGGTCTTTAAGGCACTCTTCTGCTTTTTCAAGCATCCCTAACTTGATATAAACAGAAGCTACAGTGCTGAAACTAGTCCAATTAGGAACAATTGTTGGTTCCAACTTCATTTCTTCAAAAACTTGCTCCATATTTTCAGCAGAACCGGAGCCTCGTGCAGACAGCCAAATATTGTAGGAGTATAAATCAAGTGGGATTCTTTTCTGCTTCATTTCAGAAACCAGCTTCTCAACTTGGTCGTATTCGGTGAGTTTCATGTAAAGAGTCATCATCACATTATAAGGAAGTGGGTGATTAAGGTAACCTTTATTTCTCATTCGCTCCATCAAGGACTCTGCTTTTGCTTTTTCTTTCACCCCTGCATAGGCATTCAGAAGAGCCCCAAATATTCGATTGTCCTTTAGTGTATCGGGTAACCTCCCAAAATAATCTTCTGCACTTGAAACTCCATGAACTTTGGCAATTAGGTCTAGTTGGATAGCTGTGTCACTGCTGGTTATTCTGAACCTCTCTATTCTGTTACTCATCCATTCATAGACCTACATACCAAAAGTTCATACAGTTAAAGTTAGCCTGCAAAGTTTCTAAACATTTGAAAAAAAACCCTTActatttttaaattttcagtaaTTACATGCTGAAAGAGCATGAACAGAACAAGTAATAACAGCTATGCCTACATGGTGTGCGACAATTGACCAGCAATAGCATAGGAAAATTGGGCCATACTGTAGGAAATGGATTCACATAGATTTCAGAGCTATAAACACAGTTTTCGACTTTTCCCACTCCTTAAGTAGTGCAGATCAAAAGAGCTTGCTCCAAGAGTAGGAAGAATCTCCCAAAAACCCCTTCCTCTTAGGCAGGCCTTTGATTATTCAAATTCCACATTCTCACGTAAATTTCCTTGGATAAACATTCCTCGCTCTCCTCCTGTCCTCTAAGGGAAGGGGAGAGAATAAAAATGTGTGCTTGCTGTAAGGTTTTTACGAGTAACAATAAGGAAAGCCAACACTAAAGATATATCAGCACACCAGTTAACAGTATTTAAAGAAAAAAGTTTCACATTATGATACTTTGATGGTGTTGTCAACCCACTGAAAGGCTACGAGAAAATCCCAATACTTGTGTTTCCCGGACAAGTTCAAAACTTTTTAGTTAATCAAACAACTGAACTTAGCAACATAGAGAGCTACTTATATCTTTGAACTATAAAGAACCCAAATAAAGCGTGGTTGTTAGTAAAGAGAGCCACAAACGGTAATGAAGTTCGCGTCCACACGAATGGTGGAATGGGGATAAAGTTCCTATCAACAAATGTTTTACCAACTAAGCTAGTTTGCATTCACACCAAATCAACAAAGGGATAAAGTGCCTAATTAGGCAACGTTAGTTGTTCATCGGCCAAGTCTCACCTATCAACAAACAAGGCATATCATAATCTATAACTAATTGTCAATTTTGGATAATCCTTCTTACTTCAGAGAAATTCCTCCAACAACATGCTCATAAGTCATAACATATATTGTAAATTTCAGCAACCATTTCCTGTATCATAATTCATCAATTATCACAAATAAGCAAACAAAATTCATCACACATAATATAATCtaattaaaccaaaaaaaattacctCAAGAGCAAGCTGGAATCGCTTATACTTCCTGAGTTCTCTGACAATCCTACAAAGTTCCCATTTAGTAAACCTCTTGCCTTCATTCTCACACTGATTCAACACAGAAGCAACCCCCAATTCTGGGTTTTTCATCAAAGAAATCCTCTTATATGCAATGTTCCATTTTAGCATTGGTCTTTTCTCATAGTCCAGAGTATCATGGCTATAAACTTGAGGAACAGAGCACTTAATTGAATGGTTCAGGGGTTTAACACTTGGGAAAGATATGAAGGGGCGAGACCCAGATGGGAAATAGAGGGAACATGATGATaaatttgaggagagagagtgggGTGTTGAGGGTGAAAGTGTGGATTGCAGAATCATTTTGGgtttttttaagggttttagggtttgtgttttgagaggaaaaaaatgaagcaaagtgtTGTGTATTTGGTGAGCTTCATGTATGGAAGAAGGGGAGAAGATAGAGTGCACGTCATCATGCCCCAACTTGCGTTGGGTTTATGGTTGATGAAAGATTTAGTGTTAATAATTCTATTAGCCTACGACTCAGGTAGTTAGTACATGACTAGTAGAGAACTAGAGATGGTCAGTGAGGTGGGTTGCGTGGGTTTGGAGAATCATGCGACGGGACTTGTTCACACATTGAAAGTAGGATGAC contains these protein-coding regions:
- the LOC110803928 gene encoding uncharacterized protein, whose translation is MHNKMVSPHRSVVSKRSNDSARLVMTTILGIVFGFFIGVSFPSMSDKIKLSSRLISSFDGISKSSAKSLEDLGSVTVPKIYVPTNPRGAEMLPPGIVVGESDFFLRRLWGEPSEDLKKKPKYLVTFTVGLAQRDNINAAVKKFSDDFQILLFHYDGRVTEWDQFEWSKRAIHVSAPKQTKWWYAKRFLHPDVVAAYDYIFIWDEDLGVEHFNAEKYIQLVKKYGLEISQPGLEPNNGLTWEMTKRRGDREVHKDTEEKPGWCSNPHLPPCAAFVEIMAPVFSRDAWRCVWHMIQNDLVHGWGLDFALRRCVEPAHEKIGVVDQQWIVHQVIPSLGNQGQSENGKAPWQGVRERCKKEWSQFQNRLANADKEYLAQLGKG
- the LOC110803925 gene encoding pentatricopeptide repeat-containing protein At1g02150 — protein: MILQSTLSPSTPHSLSSNLSSCSLYFPSGSRPFISFPSVKPLNHSIKCSVPQVYSHDTLDYEKRPMLKWNIAYKRISLMKNPELGVASVLNQCENEGKRFTKWELCRIVRELRKYKRFQLALEVYEWMSNRIERFRITSSDTAIQLDLIAKVHGVSSAEDYFGRLPDTLKDNRIFGALLNAYAGVKEKAKAESLMERMRNKGYLNHPLPYNVMMTLYMKLTEYDQVEKLVSEMKQKRIPLDLYSYNIWLSARGSGSAENMEQVFEEMKLEPTIVPNWTSFSTVASVYIKLGMLEKAEECLKDLEMRITGRDKMPYHYLISLYGSLGNKEEVYRVWNTYKTTFPNVPNWGYHSVISSLIRLGDIEGAEKIFEEWLPIKVSYDPKVANLLMGWYVREEPFEKAKSFFDSMIKGGGKPNSGSWEILGEGHMKEGRISEALSCFREAVLAESPKFWKPKPINVSAFLELCEKEGDHTNKEDFVVLLRQLGCFRDEFYRSLLAEHGGMELGEGEEGQLNNQNEDTQGGESELLFSNAE